The genomic region tcacgcccTCTGGTAGGGGACCTGAATGGTATCCAAAAATCCAAGAGGTGTGACTTCAAACCCTGATATTAAACCATCGGGGAGCAGACTTTGTAGTCATTAACGTAAAACTGATGTTCTTAATACCATGCAGATGAGGCTGTTGTGGTCACAGGGTGCTTGGTCAAGTCCGCTGACCTTGCCTTGTGCAGCAAGTGTCTCCATTTTGTGCAGAGCCAGGTGGATGTTGGTAGTGGGAGGGCCGGTCCAGAGCTGATAGCTGGTTCTGCTCTGAAGGAGCTCAGCgtctgggggaggcaggaaggaaaggcaCACTCAGCCTCCAGCATCAGAGCCTGGGTCTGCCAGGTGCCCAAGAGGGTGGAGACACCCaccagtcctgggatcaagcagaTTGCCCACCAGAGCTGTTAAGAGAAGAGGCTGAGACCTTGAGCCATTCCTAGAGGGAACCACTAGAAAGGAGACAGGAATCCCAGAGTGGTATCAAGAAGTCAAGGAAGGAGAacatttcttttctaagattttatttatttgtgagagagcgagcgagctgggggtggggggtggggcagaggtagaagcaggctcctggctgagcagggagcccgatgcgggactcgatcctgggaccctgagaccatgacgtgagctgaaggcagacgcttaaccatctgagccctccaggcgcccctggggtagGACGTTTCTAAGAGGAAGTGGGCCCCAGCGTCAGATGTAAACATTTCCGTAGGTTTTGGGAAAGAAGGCTTTGGTGTTATTAATGTGGACAGTTTTAAGCGATGTTGGCCAAATGCAGTTGCAAGCAGGAGGCCTTAAGTGAGACGCTGTTGCATTCACTGGGCTGTGAAGAGAAAGTGAAATACAGCACAGCCGACCTCGAGCAGCAGGGTTTGAACCGCCTGGCGCCCACTTATGCGCATATGGTTTCGATAAGTATGGTACAGTGttgtaaatgcattttcctttgattttcttaACGTTTTCTTTTGCtgactttattgtaaaaatacagtacgTAATGCATGTAATATCCAAAATACGCGTTTCACCGACTGTTACCagtaaggcttttggtcaactGCAATTTATTATGAACTTTTTGGGAGTCAACAGTTATAGTCAGATTTCCAACAGTGTGGGGAGAGGGCGTGGGCGCCCCTGACCCCTGCATTGTTTAGGAGTCAACTGTAGTTGCTAGAATGGAGTTGAAAGAggatttttgttgctgttctcaTGCCGAAGCCGAGACAGACTTCAGCACGCCTGTTACCTTGAAGGAAGAAtccggggggaggaggaggaggaagggagaggctaGGGCTGGGGGCAGGATTTCTGAGGCAGCAGGTGGGTTTTAAGGGAGAAGCATGGATTTGGGGGTGTGAAAGGGTTACTGTTCAGTGAGGTCTCTTAGGGACACGAGGCAAGGCAGTCTTCCAAAGGGGATTGGGGGGAGCTCTGGGGAGCATTCTGAAGGCTTCAGGGTTGCAGAGGGCAGTGGGCTAGGGAGCTGCCTTGGGCCGTGGACGGCTGGGCAGGTGGCCAGAGCCTGAGCTTGTGGCGGCCCCAGCCTGGGAGGTCTCGGGTGTCCCCCAGAGCATTTGGAGGTCTATGTGTGGAAGTGGGTAAGAGAGTTTGAATCAATGCGGGAGGGGCATCGTggcatattttcattcttttatcatAAACTGTTGCCTGCATTTCCACAGGCGTCTGTAGCGTAAGGCCTGGGTTTACGGTCTCAAATGTAGAGAGGCCAGGCAGGTGGCATAAATGAACAGAACTGGGGTCtctcttttaaacaaaaacatactttagatacatattttaatgtGTAGGAATAGTCCCCTTTTCCATAAAGAAATATGGTGCCTTCATTTCTTCCTAGACTGTCTTTCTTTGTCCACCTTGCATTTTTGTCACTTTCGACAGACACAGGTATCAGAacaatttcactttcttcttgaCTGTCCCGTCAGAGGAACCCTAGTGCCCATTCAGTGACAGATGACGAGGGACAGTCTCAGTACCAGAGTCACGCGCCCGCTCACAGCTCACTGTCGCCGTGCGCAAACTGCCCTGTTGCCCGTTGGGTTTTTCCAAAGGAGCTTGGGATCTAGGATGTCATGGGAAatctcttacttttaaaaaatgttggtaATTAATcaaaacattaaaggaaaaacCAAACTGTGATCCGAGAACAGACGTACTTGGAAAATGGGAGATTGGAGCAGGACATGCAGGTTGATCAGCAGCCCTGGGTCGGTGCCAGCGTCCCGGCCTCTCCTACTGTGCTGTGTTCTGCACGGCTCTGGGAGGGGTTGGGAAGTCCAGCGCTGTGTGGGTGGGAATTCTGTTGTTTCTGTAACTCTTCTCTGTGtataaattaatttcaaaatagagaaataagtcaagcacGGAGGTCCGAGTCGGTGTGAGACAGACCTCCTCGTGCCCCTGCGGGCACCGGTTTGAGCCCGTGGGTCGCCCCAGGATTTCTTGGCCACTGCCATGTGTCATGTAGGACCTCGTGTGCACGGTACAGTCCTGAACCACTGGTGCTCTGTGCTGGAGGAAAGGTTTGAAAAGAGAGCATTGTGGTACAGCTATGAATTGCCTGACTTTTAAAactgtctttctgtttttttttaaacaggttttACAAAAGAGGCAAACTATTCGACTTCtagattttttccagttttttctatAAATCAGAACATCTCAAAATGGAGGCCTAAAACCCTTAAAAGGGACTTAGTCTAATCTCCGGGAGGTAGTTTTgtgcatgaataaacaaattcaatagTGAACTGGAGTTTTGGTATCCAaagaatgttaatttaaaaaacctaGATCATATGACTGAATCTAGTCATATGAGTTGTAACTATGAAGTGATGATAATCTTGATTTGAATCTGACTTGTGACATAAAGGAGAAGTGAGTCTCGCTGGAACATACTGTTGAGCCACGGGCTGCAGTGCAGGATAGAAAACAGGAACTCGTGTTTGGTAAAGATCTACAGATGAGTTGCAGTTAGCTAGAACAAAGAGTCAATTAGAGAAATATGCAGGAGAGACTTCTGACGGGTGGGAGTCAAGAACTCCAGCGTCAAGAACAAGACCTCCCAATACAACACACGGTGAGAGGGCATGACACGTGAGCGGGGTCGACTGGTGAAGAAATTACCTGACCAGGTACATGACCATCGATATGTTAGAAGTCCACAGTTTGGTTTGTTCAAATGCGCTCTTGTCTGTGAGAAGGATAGCAACGGGAATGACAGCTGGGTGGTGACATGTTGGGAAATGAACAGACTTAGCAGAGAAGAGGTACACAGAGACAGGGATTGGCACCAGGAAGGTTTTTATAACAACGTGTAATGTTTTTGTCCAATGAAAAGCAAACCAAAGTGAGGCACAGTAACTTAGCTTTGAGGGAAATCATCACCGGTATGGAGATGCATTTCTCATGCCATCTGGACGTAAAGCATTACAGTCTGCGTGGAAGCCCCAGCATGAGTGCACCAGGGGCCAGACCGCTGCTAGAAAACCCATACAGCTTGTTTGCTGGTCCTTGCTAATATTCTGGATGCAGACCCTATTTACTGGTAGCTAGTCACAACTGAGACATCCCAAATTTTACGAAGGTCTTTGCTTGTCAAAAGGAGTAGACTGTGACaaagtaaatttattattttttgttatgatAAATTCTGGTTCAAGGTATGCTTTCTGTAAAATTAGTTCTGACCAAAGCCAAATCTGTATGATTTGATTATCCAGCTTAGCCTACAAATTCAGTGCTCTGacttttgattcttttaaaaaataaatccattatcAGAATAGAAGACCTGGTATTATCTCTCAGCAGCCTGAAGCTGAGCCCAAAAAGACCAACTAAGTGAATACATTCATCttgataatttatttgaaataaaatgtttaatttgctAAGTTCTAGTGGAATCACTATGACTCAGCAACCAAGCTCCTGATTATGGGAAGTAattgttatttaataaattttgaaataggCCTTAAGATGCATCAACCAATTCCCTTCCTATTTCAGCTCTTCATTTATAGGAAAATTctagattgttttgttttccctattaaaattattataggaagaaaaattacttaatttgTGCAAGAGTTGGGATGTGCTATATTTCACTGCATCTCAGAAGTCATTGATTGTAAGACACACCATCACTTTAAATACTTTCGGGAAATACAGATGCTGCTAATGAAAATATGATGTTATTAGTTGTAAGATACCTCTCAATAACAGATACTTGAAAGATGCCTcttaaaatcagtaaaataggGTTGTGCGTTCTTTTGAGGTAGGtcttatgctttttctttttttctggctaccaaatctcataattaaaaaaaggcaaaacaaacctAGTTTGAGTTTAGTCTCTGTAGAGCACTTACTGAGCATAGCTTTCCCCATGCAAACAAGCTAGTTGCATAAGTCCCACGTTTCATCTGCAGGCTGGCTGAATGCCGCAGCACTGTGCCTGGGAGGGACCAGACGTGGAGTGGCCTCCGGTGACCCAAAGTGCTCTACGCTTTCACGGAgggttttgattttcttcatgAGGTGCTGTGTATCACCATGTTTACACTGTGTGTATAAAGATCATGCAAAGGTGTGGGTGTACGTAATTGTCCCTTAAAATGTGTCCGTGTAGAACGCAGACTCTCAGCCAACACCCTAAAtgtgcagaggaagagaatgacgAGAGACGTCCCGGTGTGGATGCTCCACCGAGGATTAAAACTAACCCAAATCAAGAGCCGTGCACAAAACTACCTCCCCTGAGAAAGGCTAGTCCCTTTTCTTCCCCGTCCACTTCACTATGAACATTGTACAGAATAGCCTGTTCTTGTCCAATTTGCTGAAAAGCACCCCCGTGCTTGAGCTGAAATACGACTTTTCATGTGAACTCTATAGAATGTCTACATACTCAACGTTCCCCGCCGGCGTCCCCGTCTCAGAGAGGAGTCTGGCCCGGGCGGGGTTTTACTACACTGGTGTGAACGACAAGGTCAAGTGCTTCTGCTGTGGCCTGATGCTGGACAACTGGAAGCCTGGAGACAACCCTGTTGAAAAGCACAAACAGCTCTACCCCAGCTGCACCTTTATTCAGAATCTAAAGTCAGCCCGCATCTCGGGAGCCagctctccacctcctcctccttgttCAGTAACAAATTCCACACATCCACTGCCTcccagtttggaaaacactggatATTTCAGTGGGTCTTATTCCAGCTTCCCCTTGAATCCCGTGAACTTCAGACCAGATCCGGAGTTTGCTCCCTGGAGGCCCAGCCCCTATGACGGCGCAGTGAAGACGGCGGAAGCCCGCTTACTCACCTTCCAGACGTGGCCCTTGAGCTCTCCGCGGGCGCCGGAGCTGGCCAGGGCTGGCTTCTACTACGTAGGGCCTGGAGACAAGGTAGCCTGCTTCACCTGCGGCGGGACGCTGAGCAACTGGGAACCAAACGACAGCGCTCTGTCAGAGCACCTGAGACACTTCCCCGACTGCCCGTTTGTGGAGAGTCAGCTCCAGGGCGCGCTGAGGTCCACCGTGTCCAACGCGAGCATGCAGAGCCGCGCGGCCCGCCTGCGGACCTTCGGCAGCTGGCCCCGCCACGTGCCTGTCCGGCCCCAGCAGCTCGCCACGGCGGGCTTCTATTACACGGGTAAGAAACCCCATCTGGTCATCAGAGGACCCGACCGCGTGCTTTACCTCACACGCTCGGAACGGGCACGTTCTATGAATTCAGACGTTCTGGTCCAAAATTAATTTCAGGTCACAGCGACGAcgtcaaatgcttttgctgcgACGGCGGACTGCGGTGTTGGGAATCTGGCGACGACCCGTGGGTGGAGCACGCCAAGTGGTTTCCGAGGTAATTGCAGTGAAGCTCTCTTTGCAAATGCGTGTGGTTGTTAGGAGATGGGTTGTATGTGTTTCCGTCAGAATCAGCGCTCGCTTTACTCTTTGTTTCAAAAACGCACTTGTGAATAAGTTTAGGACggattacttagaaaaataaacgATTTTGGTGGAAGATAGAGGCTCAGGGGTTTTTGTGTGTAacgaagaatatatatatatatatatttttaaagatttatttgagagagcgagaaagagagagagagtgcatgagaggggttagggttagagggagaagcaggctcctcgcggagcagggagcccggtgtgggactcgatccagggacgccaggatcatgaccagagccgaaggcagtcgcttaccaactgagccacccaggtgccccatatatctgttttaaagtaatatatgttCATTATAAAATCCAAACCACACATTGtagaaaagtacagagaaaaaaatgtaagtgtcCAGAAATCTCACTATCTAAAGAAGActagttgatgaatggataaagaagatgtggttcatatatgcaatggaatattactcagccataaaaaaaatgaaatcttgccatttgcattgacatggatggaactagagggtattatgctgagcgaaataaatcaatcagagaaagaccgttattgtatgatctcactcgtggaatttaagaaacaaaacagaggagcataggggaagggagggaaaaataataaaacaagacaaaatcagagagggagacaaaccataagaaactcttaatcacaggaaacaaagagggctgctggaggggaggtggggggatggggtcactgggggatggacattgagggcacgtgatgtgatgagaactgggtgtgatataagactgatgagtcactgacctctacctctgaaaccaataatacattatatgttaattgaatttaaattgttaaaacatgaagttattttaacatttgaaaaaaaaaatagaggacctgttaacattttagtgACTATCCCTGcagacatcttttcatgtatatgtacatatacaaataaatgtatataatgtcACATGAATTAGATATATATACcgttttgaaactttttttcagTCAATCTTATGTCTTAAATGTGTTTCCATTCTTTcaacatttaatttaattgattATTGCTAGGCACTGTTCCAGTGGTTAAAATCCTCAGTTGAACAAAACCAAGATCCTTGGTCTCATACATTAATTTAATAGCGCGAGAGGCAGATAATTAATAAAAACCTAATAAATGAATTGTGTAGCATGTTGGAAGATAGTAGGTGTTATGGATAGAATGAAAAAACAGAGCCGAGTAAGAAGAATCAGAGGCAAGTCGCAATATTAAATAGGGTGGTTAGGGTAAATAGAGACCCACCTCCTCTGTTTTCATCACTACAGAACATTTCATTGTCAATCCTTACAGTTTAATTATTCCGTGCTTATTTACATCtactttttttattgaaatcaaGTGGCTTATGATGAAAAACTTTTAGTGTTTTTAATGTTGCTTACTAAGCTCAGTATCCTGACTTATTTTCCTTGTATAAGTTTTTAGTATAATACTCTATTTATAGCACCTTTACACGCCCCAAATATTTTAGATTTCAAAAGTTGCAAAGATTGTGAAGAATACCTTACCCAGATGTTTTTTGAACAGTGCTGCTAGCCTTCCACGATGGTAATTttgtgaatatataaaaataagggtgAGTTTGCTTTGTTTGTGTGAGGGGTTCATTTTGTGCTCGAGTTAGACCATGGTGTGTGGTACCTAGGAACTGCCAAACTGGGGAGGGTCTGACTTAATTAGAAAATGTGTTCACCCTCCTCATTATTTCTCTTGTCCCTCTTTGTATATTGTGAGCTTTTAAACCTGCAAACCTTATGTGTGAGCAGTCGTTTATGAGCAggctctctgcctgtctccctggCTCTGTTCTCAGTGCTCAGAGTCTCTGTAGCAGTTTTTGAACTTTTGAAGAGAGCAGCTGGGAGCTCCGAGTGGAGACAGCCTTCCTGGCCCCCAGGAGACTGGGAGCCTCATGACCCGTGTAACTCCAGCTGTGGCACAACGCCATGCGCAGCCCCTCCTGCTTACAGCATCTTGCCTTTACTGCAGGGTGCCGGATGAGTGTCAAGGGGTTATATACATGCTTATGTtcactcaaaatatttaacaagctACACATGGT from Zalophus californianus isolate mZalCal1 chromosome 11, mZalCal1.pri.v2, whole genome shotgun sequence harbors:
- the LOC113914288 gene encoding baculoviral IAP repeat-containing protein 3, producing the protein MNIVQNSLFLSNLLKSTPVLELKYDFSCELYRMSTYSTFPAGVPVSERSLARAGFYYTGVNDKVKCFCCGLMLDNWKPGDNPVEKHKQLYPSCTFIQNLKSARISGASSPPPPPCSVTNSTHPLPPSLENTGYFSGSYSSFPLNPVNFRPDPEFAPWRPSPYDGAVKTAEARLLTFQTWPLSSPRAPELARAGFYYVGPGDKVACFTCGGTLSNWEPNDSALSEHLRHFPDCPFVESQLQGALRSTVSNASMQSRAARLRTFGSWPRHVPVRPQQLATAGFYYTGHSDDVKCFCCDGGLRCWESGDDPWVEHAKWFPRCEYLICVKGQEFISQIQASYPHLLEQLLSTPDNTEDENAESPIVHFGPGENRSEDAVMMNTPVVKAALEMGFSRSLVRQTVQSKILTTGENYRTVNDIVSDLLHAEDEIKEEEKERAAENRESDDVSLIRKNRMVLFQHLTYVLPILDSLLTAGVISEQEHSVIKQKAQTSLQARELIDSVLVKGSFAVTIFKNSLQETDPVLYKRLFVQQDIKYIPPENVSDLPVEEQLRRLQEERTCKVCMDKEVSIVFIPCGHLVVCRECAPSLRRCPICRGAVKGTVRTFLS